A window of the Glaciimonas sp. CA11.2 genome harbors these coding sequences:
- the moaA gene encoding GTP 3',8-cyclase MoaA: protein MTKKVIPLIDHRLLGPIVPTILEAPTGVITDASGRPLHDLRISVTDRCNFRCVYCMPREVFDKNYAFLPHNALLSFEEITRLAKLFVAHGVKKIRLTGGEPLLRKNIEKLIEQLSALRTPDGEDIDLTLTTNGSLLAKKAQSLKDAGLNRVTVSLDAIDEKIFKQMNDADFPVADVLHGLDVAHQVGLGPIKVNMVVKRGVNDHEIVPMARYFKTSPFILRFIEYMDVGASNGWKMDEVVSSSEVVKRIQSVFPISPLAANYTGETAQRWRYDDGGEIGLISSVTQAFCSDCSRARLSTEGKLYTCLFASEGHDLRALLRGNGGNCSDAEIATVIGQIWRVRDDRYSELRTLNTNGLTPARKKVEMSYIGG from the coding sequence ATGACTAAAAAAGTCATTCCACTGATTGATCACCGCTTACTCGGCCCCATCGTCCCGACTATTCTTGAGGCACCAACGGGAGTTATCACCGATGCATCAGGCCGACCGTTGCACGATTTGCGGATTTCAGTAACGGATCGCTGCAATTTCCGGTGTGTCTATTGCATGCCGCGGGAAGTCTTCGATAAAAATTACGCATTCTTACCACACAACGCTTTGCTGTCGTTTGAAGAAATCACGCGCTTGGCAAAACTCTTCGTGGCGCACGGTGTCAAGAAAATTCGCTTGACCGGTGGCGAGCCGCTTTTGCGTAAAAATATCGAAAAGTTAATAGAACAACTCAGTGCATTGAGGACACCGGACGGCGAGGATATCGATCTGACATTAACCACCAATGGTTCTTTACTGGCAAAAAAAGCACAATCGCTCAAGGATGCTGGATTAAATCGCGTTACCGTCTCGTTGGATGCGATAGACGAAAAGATTTTTAAGCAAATGAATGATGCCGACTTTCCTGTCGCCGATGTATTGCACGGACTGGATGTCGCCCATCAAGTAGGACTTGGCCCGATTAAAGTCAACATGGTCGTTAAGCGCGGTGTCAACGATCACGAAATAGTGCCGATGGCGCGTTACTTCAAGACCTCACCATTTATTTTACGTTTTATCGAATACATGGATGTCGGCGCGTCGAATGGATGGAAAATGGATGAAGTGGTTTCTTCCTCAGAGGTCGTAAAACGAATCCAAAGTGTATTTCCAATATCGCCGTTAGCGGCTAACTACACTGGCGAAACTGCGCAGCGTTGGCGCTATGATGATGGTGGCGAGATCGGCCTGATTTCCAGCGTCACGCAGGCGTTTTGCAGCGATTGCAGTCGCGCTCGGCTCTCAACCGAGGGAAAGTTATATACCTGTTTATTTGCCAGTGAAGGACACGATTTACGCGCCCTTTTGCGTGGCAATGGCGGCAATTGCAGTGATGCAGAAATCGCGACAGTTATCGGCCAGATCTGGCGGGTACGAGATGATCGTTATTCCGAGCTGCGAACGCTTAATACCAATGGCTTGACCCCGGCAAGAAAAAAAGTAGAAATGTCGTATATCGGAGGATAA